The following are encoded in a window of Calonectris borealis chromosome 17, bCalBor7.hap1.2, whole genome shotgun sequence genomic DNA:
- the KCNS1 gene encoding delayed-rectifier potassium channel regulatory subunit KCNS1: protein MVNKTLNYWGPGFEEDVININVGGLRRRLSSSALSKFPDTRLGRLLSCDSEESILQLCDDYDVSAREFYFDRNPGFFLYVLHFYQTGKLHVMEELCVFSFCQEIEYWGINEFFLDSCCSYRYHERKLESRHHNWDEESEVSSVDTSPDEISDINHDLLRYSTLRCGNLRKRLWLTMENPGYSIPSKLFSFVSISVVLVSIATMCIHSMPEYQEVDENGNVLDAPVLHKLEYFCISWFTFEVSSRLLLSPNPRKFFKHPLNLIDIVSVLPFYFTLLVDVTMGSDSELGNLGKVVQVFRLMRIFRVLKLARHSTGLRSLGATLKHSYREVGILLLYLAVGVSVFSGVAYTAEKEEDVGFDTIPACWWWGTVSMTTVGYGDVVPVTVAGKLAASGCILGGILVVALPITIIFNKFSHFYRKQKALEAAVRNSGKKDPEDVESTSSRDRDSEALSETSLGRGSPDRRGLTPSAHPTP from the exons ATGGTCAACAAGACCTTAAATTACTGGGGTCCCGGTTTTGAGGAGGACGTTATCAACATCAACGTGGGGGGTCTGAGAAGGCGGCTCAGCTCCAGCGCCCTCTCCAAGTTCCCCGACACCCGCCTGGGACGCCTGCTCTCCTGCGACTCGGAGGAGTCCATCCTGCAGCTCTGCGATGACTACGATGTGAGTGCCAGGGAGTTCTACTTCGACCGAAACCCCGGCTTCTTCCTCTACGTGCTCCACTTCTACCAGACGGGGAAGTTGCACGTCATGGAGGAGCTGTGCGTCTTCTCCTTCTGCCAGGAGATCGAGTACTGGGGCATCAACGAGTTCTTCCTGGACTCCTGCTGCAGCTACCGCTACCATGAGCGCAAGCTGGAGAGCCGGCACCACAACTGGGACGAGGAGAGCGAGGTCAGCAGCGTGGACACGTCCCCCGATGAGATCTCCGACATCAACCACGACCTGCTGCGCTACAGCACGCTGCGCTGTGGCAATCTGCGCAAACGCCTCTGGCTCACCATGGAGAACCCCGGCTACTCCATCCCCAGCAAACTCTTCAGCTTCGTGTCCATCAGCGTGGTGCTCGTTTCCATAGCCACCATGTGCATCCACAGCATGCCCGAGTACCAGGAGGTGGATGAGAACGGCAACGTGCTCGATGCACCCGTCCTGCACAAGCTGGAGTATTTCTGCATCTCCTGGTTCACCTTTGAAGTGTCTTCCCGCCTCCTGCTCTCCCCCAACCCCAGGAAGTTCTTCAAGCACCCGCTGAACCTTATTGACATTGTCTCGGTGCTGCCCTTCTACTTCACCCTCTTGGTGGACGTGACCATGGGCAGTGACTCGGAGCTGGGCAACCTGGGCAAGGTCGTGCAGGTGTTTCGGCTCATGAGGATATTCCGGGTGCTGAAGCTGGCTCGACACTCCACCGGACTGAGGTCACTGGGGGCCACCTTGAAG CACAGCTACCGGGAGGTGGGGATCCTACTGCTCTACCTGGCCGTGGGGGTCTCTGTCTTCTCCGGCGTGGCCTACACCGCTGAGAAGGAGGAAGACGTTGGCTTTGACACCATCCCGGCGTGCTGGTGGTGGGGCACGGTCAGCATGACCACCGTGGGCTACGGCGATGTGGTGCCCGTCACTGTGGCGGGCAAGCTGGCTGCCTCGGGCTGCATCCTGGGGGGCATCCTGGTCGTGGCGCTGCCCATCACCATCATCTTCAACAAGTTCTCCCACTTCTACCGCAAGCAGAAGGCGCTGGAGGCGGCCGTGAGGAACAGCGGGAAGAAAGACCCCGAGGACGTGGAGAGCACCTCCAGCCGCGACCGAGACTCGGAGGCTCTGAGCGAGACCTccctgggcagaggcagccccgACCGCCGCGGTCTGACCCCCAGCGCCCACCCCACGCCCTGA